AGAGTCTTCGATCTGTGGCGAGCGCGCTCCGACTACTTTCCTGATGATCTATGCTCTGACCCCGCATGGCTTATGCTGTTGGAACTCCTGCTAGGGGAACTTCAAGGTCGGCGGGTGTCGCTAATGAGGCTTTGCAACGTCTCTGCCGTTCCCGCCAGCACAGCGCATAGATGGATCAAATGCTTAGAGCGTTATGGCTATGTAATTCGGCGAACTGACCTGCAGTGTGGAGAGGACGAGTTTGCAGAGCTTTCACCCAAAGGTCGTTCAGCTTTGAATCGCTATTTTCACCATGTAGTTCAATTCTAGAAATCGAAGTAGCAACGCCTTTGACTTACATGACCCCTCTTGCACTCAAACACACGTGGCCGCTTTGGGAGCAGCCGAGACATTTTGAACTCGGGCATGTCCTAAATTGTGCCGTTACAGAAATTATTCCGCCTGCATCGGTGGGCGCACTCAATCTGCACCATGTCGGATGCTGGGAATGTGACCTTTCTGACAACGCTCTTACGTGGTCCGGCGGAGTCTACGACCTGTTCGGTCTCCCAAGAGACGCGGATGTCAGCCGCGAACAAGCGGCAAGTTATTATTGCGAGGATTCACGTGCGAAAATGGAAAGTCTCCGTGCTCACTCGATTAAGCATCAGCGCGGCTTTACGTTGGACGTACAGATTTCCACTGCGGCAAACCAGAATCGCTGGATGCGGCTGATTGCCGTTCCAGTCTGCAACGGAGACCGCGCTATCGCCCTGCATGGGCTGAAACTCGTGATATAAATGGGACGGGAGCCCCCGCATGATTGCCGGTCGATAGCAACCGGATGACTGCGCCAAGCTTCAAATGTGCGCTCTAAAGGAACTTTGTAGTTCGATTTCCGCTGCCGGTTTGCAGCGGCCGCGGAAAGCGCAGGGCTCTGCCGAGCCAGCGACCGGAATTTCTGTGCGGCATCGTCCATGGGCGCTTGAGCGTCCATTGGCTTTCGGTGTTCGGAGGTGCGCGCAAGTGTCTTACGATCAGGGCCATGCAGCGAGAATCAAGGAGATTCGCGCGGTTCCAAGGCTAAAAGTTCAACGAATCCACAGTTTTGTGCGAGGCGCGCCAGACCTATTCCGGTAGCCGCTGCAACAGCCCGCCGCTCGATGCGTCCGGAACATCCCTTAACTTAACGGGGCTTAAACGGCGCCGTGACTCATTCATCTGCGAGCAAGGTTGGGCTGAACAGTCGCCCGCCCCGAGGCGTTCGCGCGCAGGCTGGATGACGCAATCCGTCCTGCGAAATAGATGAAGCTCTGACCGCCCGACACGCCATGACCAAGGCGGCCGGACGAATGATCGCGAACGCGTCGAGCTGGTCAATCTAAAGGAGCAGAATTAGTGAGTATTCTCAAGCGATCGATGGTTCCCTTGCTGCTGGCCGCCGCGGCTGCGGTGCCAGCCTGGAGCGGCCTTTCTGCACAGGTGCAGGAACAGGTCGAGGGCGCGAATGCGATTATGGTGACTGGCCAGATGCCGGCCGATCTGACCAGGTTGCCGAAAGGACCTGAGGTGAGGGGAATCATTTCCGCGCGCAAGGGCGGGCAGATGCAGGTCACCGGCGCAGACGGCAAGAGCACGGCAATCCTTGTTTCCCAAGCCACCGATATCAGGTCGAGCGGAGGCCTTCTCGGCCTCAATCGCGACAAGCTTGCCGCGGACTCGCTGCTCAACGGGCTGCCGGTCACGGTCAGGACGGTGCAATGGGGCGGCGGCCTGGTGGCGACCCTTGTGAGGCTCACGAACAAGAATCTCGCGACCGCTTCGATGATCCGCAACGGCACCGCGCAGCGCTTCGGTGAGCACGATGTGGCCATTGCCCGGAATGCGGCGGCGACCGAGGCGCTCCGCGGACGCGTGGGCGATATCGACAAGTACGATATCAAGGGCACGACGAACATCTACTTCGACACTGGCAAGTCGGCGCTATGGCGTGACGAGGAGGCCCAGCTGTGCGCGGCTGCCAATCAAGCCAAGGGAATGGAGAACGCGCTGCTGCTCGTCGTCGGCTATACCGATGCGGTCGGAAGCGAGGACTATAACCAGGTCTTGAGCGAACGGCGCGCTGCCAAGGTCGTCAACCATCTGCAGCAGAAATGCGGCTGGGCGCCCTATCGCATGCTGACCCCAACCGGGATGGCCGAGGCGGATCCGGCGGCAGATAACACAACCGCCGAAGGCAAGGCGCAGAACCGTCGCGTCGCGGTGAATATCATGGTCAGCAAGGCCGTCGAGGGTCTTGAACAGCAGGGGGGCTGAAACGCCAGGGGGCGGGCTTTCGCCCGCCCCCGATTTGGCGGGCGCCTAATGTCCGTTTTCGACCCAAAGCAGGCACTCTCGTCGATCGCAAAGGGGTCGGCGGAATCACTCAGTTTCCATTGGCAGGCTTCGGCAGGAGTCTCCGTTCGCGCTCCAGGGCATGCTCTACACAATAGAGTTGCCCGGTCACGACAATGGCCGCGGCCTTGGAGCAGCTAGCGGCCGAACACCTTTGCAGTGACTCTGACATTAGCAAGACCCGCAACGAGATTTGTCAAAAAGGTCGTGACGGCCCGACGCGGGGCAATGCTGCGTCGGGCCGGAAACTCGACCCTTCTCTGCACTCTTTGCTCAGGGAGCAGGGACGCGACGAGTCTCCCACCAAGCGTAAGTTGCTGGATCAACAACTGGAAGTGACATGGGTTAGTCCGCACGCTCTATTGCGAGCAGGCCTTGAAGATCACCGCTGGGCGAGATTCCCACGAATCTGATTTTGGGGAAATGACTTCGTTCAAACCCATCAAGCGAATGATGCTGATTTAGATCAGTGTTCATTCAGCTCGAATTAGGCTTCCCTTCCCACTGAACAGCTTTGCTGTTTGAGCCGGGAGGACGAATTACGTGGAGCACGTTCCAGTACAGCGCTTCTGCGAGTTTATGACGCCGAGTACGATCGAGCTTCAGTTTCTCGACGAATTGAAGAGTGACCAACGCGAATATCGCCGCAAAGAGGTCATCACTCGCGAGGGGGAGAAAGTAGCAAACGTCTTTCTCCTGAGGTCTGGCTGGGTGACGAGCAGTTTCGCCGTTGATTCCGGCAAGCGGAATCAGTTGGTCAAACTTCATTTTCCGGGCGATGTTCTGGGCCTGCCAAGCATCGCCCTGACTAAAACAGCAGAGACGCTAATCGCGGCCACGCCGACCAAGGTCGATGTGATCCCGATTGAGCGATTGGCGTCCATGTTCGAGCGCGCGCCGAGGCTCGCATTCACACTCTTCCTGAGCACTCAGCAGGAGCGGCTCATGCTGATGGATCACTTGGCCGCAGTAAGCCACACGAGCGCCCAGCAGCGGGTCGCGGCCCTCCTCATGTACGTCCATCGGCGGCTCAAGCTATTCGGCGAATGTTCGGACGTGCTCGACTTGCCGATGTCCCAGCAGCAGATTGCGGATGCCGCAGGACTCACATCGGTGCATGTCAATCGAACGCTTGGAGAACTCAAGCGAGCCGACCTGATATGCACCGAGGGCAAGGTTATCAGGCTGCTCGACATCGATCGGCTCGAGGAACTCGCCGCATTCCCTGACCGCGCCTCGGTGAGGAATCCATGGTGGCTCACCTCAATCGGGCAACAGCCTTTCATGGGTGACTAAACCGCGCAACCTAATGGCAGCTTTCGACCCATTCCTGCCGCGAGGTTTGAGAAACGCTCGGATCAGGCCATCACACCCGCATGATCGCCTTCGCAGTCGCATGCCACCATGGCTTGTCCCACAACAGGTTCACGGCAGCGGTGACTACGATGAAAGCCGGGAACCAGATCTTGTAAGCTTCATGCACGCGGCGGTTGCGGATCACGTCCCACACGAACATCGGCGCAATCGCTAGCAGCACGTATAGGTCGGTCGTGATCGGGCTCGCCGGCATCGTCGTGGGCAGCCAGGTCATCCTGTCGATCGCCGCGCCCAGCGGCACTGCGATCGCCAGGATCACCATTCTCTTGTGCAAGCCGCAATCCCGCTCCCTCGCGGTAAGCGCGACGGTGATGAACACCGCAAACATGATTCCCGCCGCCATTTGCAGCAACAGGATATTCTCGACGAGCGGCAGCACCGGCGCCAGTGCCGCGCGGACCTGCGGCGGTCCGAAGGTCGCTCCGCCCCACACCTGGTAATACATTGTCGGCGCCAGCATGAACCCAGCGACGACCAAGGCCGCGGCAAGCGTAATACCGAGCACGCCAAGCTGCATGTGCAGCGCTTTGCGTCCCGTTGCCATCAACCACGTCTGCGCCAAGAGCAGCAACAGGAATGATCCCATCAGCACCGCATGGATGTGGAGAATAGCCGGGAAAGGCGGCCGCGCCCCGGCTTTCACCATAGCCACCTTCATCATAGCATCGGGGATGAACCCGACCAGCACGATGACGATGAACCACGCCGCCATGAGAACATAGATCCAGCGGTCAATCGCATGCGCTCTCGTCGTCCCAGACAAAGCATCCGGCCGCCGCTCGTTGTTCAGCTTTCCCGCAATCGTTGCCATGGCGTGTCCCCCTCGCCCGAATGACTTGTCAGCTCGATATCACAAGCTTCGCACCCTCGGTACCCGGCGATTGCGGGGTTTCGCAGGACACAGCGTCACCCGGTGCGCCTCGGCCGGACGTCTGCTTTCGACCCATTGTTGCCATTAGCGGAGGGTCAATTTTGAGCCTGCCAACACTAGCCCGCCAACTCACCGACTTTCAAACATCGCGAGAAATCATCTGTGGGATAGAAGGGGCTCACAACAAGGC
This portion of the Sphingomonas limnosediminicola genome encodes:
- a CDS encoding helix-turn-helix domain-containing protein, whose translation is MLLELLLGELQGRRVSLMRLCNVSAVPASTAHRWIKCLERYGYVIRRTDLQCGEDEFAELSPKGRSALNRYFHHVVQF
- a CDS encoding OmpA family protein, yielding MSILKRSMVPLLLAAAAAVPAWSGLSAQVQEQVEGANAIMVTGQMPADLTRLPKGPEVRGIISARKGGQMQVTGADGKSTAILVSQATDIRSSGGLLGLNRDKLAADSLLNGLPVTVRTVQWGGGLVATLVRLTNKNLATASMIRNGTAQRFGEHDVAIARNAAATEALRGRVGDIDKYDIKGTTNIYFDTGKSALWRDEEAQLCAAANQAKGMENALLLVVGYTDAVGSEDYNQVLSERRAAKVVNHLQQKCGWAPYRMLTPTGMAEADPAADNTTAEGKAQNRRVAVNIMVSKAVEGLEQQGG
- a CDS encoding Crp/Fnr family transcriptional regulator, encoding MTPSTIELQFLDELKSDQREYRRKEVITREGEKVANVFLLRSGWVTSSFAVDSGKRNQLVKLHFPGDVLGLPSIALTKTAETLIAATPTKVDVIPIERLASMFERAPRLAFTLFLSTQQERLMLMDHLAAVSHTSAQQRVAALLMYVHRRLKLFGECSDVLDLPMSQQQIADAAGLTSVHVNRTLGELKRADLICTEGKVIRLLDIDRLEELAAFPDRASVRNPWWLTSIGQQPFMGD